In a genomic window of Trichoderma atroviride chromosome 4, complete sequence:
- a CDS encoding uncharacterized protein (EggNog:ENOG41~TransMembrane:2 (i174-196o202-223i)), with protein sequence MVLLTMTPSIVDALKQVDEQHKADSQLKAGESSNDAGHDQSNDAAASSSTEPAVGNPISHSDILSLYKKLSASESSESKYSLEQLLRGSQVYVPPPPPKQEPSEEYKALMARLRREEDARAYERMINPPLALETFSSRFPNAAHAFAEANRPSKAEDLGDDEITYNEVQRQVMLIINFLVSIVGVAATLWIAGRWWSLSSRVFLTLGGSIVVAIAEVAVYSSYMWRMGEAKSKQGAVTEIKEVVQSWVVGEEGDDGHDKSVLLQGKAEDESVRRRIPTISVTESPES encoded by the exons ATGGTTCTCCTAACAATGACACCGTCCATTGTGGACGCATTAAAGCAGGTAGATGAGCAGCACAAAGCAGACAGccagctcaaggccggcgaATCCAGCAACGATGCCGGCCACGATCAAAGCAATgacgcagcagcttcatcgTCAACAGAGCCAGCAGTTGGCAACCCCATTTCCCACAGCGATATACTCAGTCTTTACAAGAAGCTCAGTGCTTCAGAGTCTTCAGAATCCAAATACAGCCTAGAGCAACTGCTTCGAGGGTCTCAAGTTTACGTccctccacctccaccaaAACAAGAGCCA TCCGAAGAGTACAAAGCTCTCATGGCCCGTCTTCGCCGTGAAGAAGACGCCCGCGCCTACGAACGCATGATCAACCCACCCCTTGCGCTCGAAACATTCTCAAGCCGGTTTCCAAACGCCGCGCACGCCTTTGCGGAGGCGAACCGGCCCTCCAAAGCCGAAGATCTCGGCGACGACGAAATCACATACAACGAGGTGCAGCGCCAAGTAATGCTCATCATCAATTTCCTCGTCAGCATTGTTGGGGTTGCAGCTACGCTTTGGATCGCCGGCCGGTGGTGGAGCCTTTCGTCTCGAGTATTCCTGACGCTTGGCGGCAGCATAGTGGTTGCTATTGCGGAGGTGGCGGTCTATTCGAGTTACATGTGGAGGATGGGCGAggcaaaaagcaagcaagGTGCTGTCACAGAGATTAAAGAAGTGGTTCAGTCCTGGGTTgtcggagaagaaggagatgatggccatgacaaGAGTGTATTGCTGCAGGGCAAAGCCGAGGATGAATCAGTAAGGAGAAGGATACCCACGATTTCAGTGACGGAAAGCCCAGAATCTTGA
- a CDS encoding uncharacterized protein (EggNog:ENOG41), with amino-acid sequence MVSSSPEFSITKPGLHHRKRDKPLRTYGRQTSTPEQSEPPSKKARISVERERQQQEKSASTLTSANGGTKSDDDAAVAGASAVAAHQQDASAQNKAEKPGESLKRGSILSYFKPTLQQVPHADAPSQQLQDSPEKSSSPPPPTKRKPRLLRIKATTHKSSDQSSSQETDDNPAPQKRRGRPPLKSHISNTHKATSSNKDTTASPSSSPSPTKQSAIKPKKNKPSSPAIQTTLNISAQAAFSECKICNTVWNPLYPDDVKYHIKTHKAVLRAEKKRKTDEL; translated from the exons ATGGTGAGCTCCTCACCTGAGTTTTCAAT AACCAAGCCAGGACTACATCACCGCAAAAGAGACAAACCACTCCGCACCTACGGCAGGCAAACATCAACGCCCGAGCAGAGTGAGCCGCCGTCCAAGAAGGCACGGATATCGGTGGAACgagagaggcagcagcaggagaaATCTGCCTCGACTCTCACCAGTGCCAATGGCGGTACCAAgtccgacgacgatgcggcgGTAGCAGGCGCATCAGCGGTAGCAGCTCATCAGCAAGATGCTTCAGCTCAGAATAAGGCTGAGAAACCTGGAGAGTCTCTTAAAAGGGGCTCCATCCTGAGCTACTTCAAACCAACTTTACAACAAGTTCCACACGCAGATGCGCCAtcacagcagctgcaagattCACCTGAGAAATCCTCTTCGCCCCCTCCGCCGACAAAACGAAAACCTCGACTTCTCAGAATCAAAGCCACCACTCACAAATCATCCGATCAATCATCGTCACAAGAAACAGACGATAATCCCGCCCCTCAAAAACGCCGCGGCCGACCACCTCTCAAAAGCCACATATCCAACACACACAAAGCGACATCATCAAACAAAGACACCACCGCTTCACCCTCCTCAtccccatcaccaacaaAGCAATCCGCCATCAAGCCGAAAAAGAATAAACCGTCTTCTCCGGCTATTCAGACCACGCTCAACATCTCTGCCCAGGCCGCCTTCTCCGAATGCAAAATCTGCAACACCGTCTGGAATCCCCTGTACCCGGATGATGTAAAGTATCATATCAAGACGCACAAGGCCGTGCTGagggcggagaagaagcgaaagacaGACGAGTTATGA